One stretch of Candidatus Brocadiaceae bacterium DNA includes these proteins:
- a CDS encoding tetratricopeptide repeat protein, translated as MKKSFESYCLLIIFFVSALAYLNCLQHSFVYDDESTIVHNYFIRRWNHLPKLFSSHYFSLSAELTYRPVVTLSYFIDYTFWQLNPFGYHLTNILLHTINSMLFFPFAFLVLGKKTPALISSLFFASYPLATEVVNACGFREDLLACMFLLLAFILYLRGVKRSSITSYCFSLFSFSLALFSKEMAITLPVLIICYDMALRPTAKTNGTPPPASSGKKEDCRRWFFSAQSKALYRYSGYFLVSILYLLIRFFFLHNPLEAQYASPLDRFPVNFLTMVQVLAYYTKLLFIPFPLNADYIAPLSLSPFKISFFISLFVLIAIGVCAFRLRQKNTYLFFSIIWVFITLIPVMNIIPLGNIMAERYLYLPSIGFSMIIGCFPLRRHLKPAVRPGAFLTPPPSILLIFILCFVLAGNMYLTFQRNRDWKDGTRLWSKTILTSPNSVRAHLNLGFAYEQKGLDRDAFEEYKHALSINPDDADSYNNLGIYYNTINLLDEAIQCYKKCLEINPKHIKAHNNLGVALTKQRRLDDAILEFKSALSLNAFYPDAHNNLGIAYHRKGLTDKAEREYKSAIAIEPNHAAAHNGLGIVYNDKRLYDEAIREFETAVSIKPDYANAHMNLGAVILQHGKDKKSALFHLKESLTLDPHQEQAPVIRKLVRQLK; from the coding sequence ATGAAGAAGTCTTTTGAGAGCTATTGCCTGCTGATCATTTTTTTTGTTTCGGCACTTGCATACCTGAATTGTCTGCAACACTCCTTTGTGTATGATGACGAATCAACGATCGTCCATAATTATTTTATCCGGCGCTGGAATCATCTTCCAAAACTTTTCTCCTCCCACTATTTCAGTCTTTCTGCGGAATTGACGTACCGCCCTGTAGTGACGCTATCTTATTTTATCGATTATACATTCTGGCAACTAAACCCATTCGGATATCACCTCACCAACATACTCCTTCATACAATAAACAGCATGCTTTTTTTCCCTTTTGCCTTTCTGGTTTTGGGGAAAAAAACACCCGCGCTGATATCATCCCTATTCTTTGCTTCATACCCCCTTGCAACTGAAGTGGTCAACGCGTGCGGTTTCCGCGAAGACCTGCTCGCGTGCATGTTTTTGCTCCTGGCATTTATCCTCTACCTCAGGGGAGTAAAAAGGTCCTCCATTACCTCTTATTGCTTTTCACTGTTTTCCTTTTCCCTTGCCCTGTTTTCCAAGGAAATGGCAATTACCTTGCCCGTACTTATCATTTGTTACGACATGGCGCTCCGGCCAACAGCAAAAACAAACGGAACACCTCCCCCTGCTTCATCAGGAAAAAAGGAGGACTGTCGGCGTTGGTTTTTCTCCGCCCAATCAAAAGCGCTTTACCGGTATTCGGGATATTTTCTCGTTTCTATTCTTTATCTCCTGATTCGTTTCTTTTTTCTCCATAATCCACTTGAGGCCCAATACGCCTCTCCTCTGGATAGGTTTCCTGTCAACTTTCTCACCATGGTGCAGGTACTGGCATATTACACAAAACTCCTTTTCATCCCTTTTCCGTTGAATGCCGATTATATTGCCCCTCTCTCACTATCACCATTCAAAATATCTTTTTTCATTTCGCTCTTCGTCCTTATTGCCATTGGCGTATGTGCATTTCGTTTGCGACAAAAAAACACCTATCTCTTCTTCTCTATCATATGGGTCTTTATTACCCTTATCCCTGTCATGAATATCATTCCACTGGGAAACATTATGGCTGAACGTTATTTATATTTGCCGAGCATCGGATTCAGTATGATTATTGGTTGTTTTCCGTTGAGAAGGCACCTCAAACCGGCAGTTCGCCCTGGCGCTTTCCTCACCCCTCCCCCCTCTATTCTTCTCATTTTTATCCTGTGCTTCGTTCTGGCCGGAAATATGTATCTTACGTTTCAGAGAAACAGGGACTGGAAAGACGGCACACGGTTGTGGTCGAAAACAATCCTCACTTCACCAAACAGCGTGCGGGCGCACCTTAATCTAGGCTTTGCCTATGAACAAAAAGGACTCGATAGAGACGCATTTGAAGAATACAAACACGCATTATCAATCAACCCGGACGATGCCGACAGTTATAACAATCTCGGCATCTATTACAACACAATCAATCTTCTTGACGAAGCAATTCAGTGTTACAAAAAATGTCTTGAAATAAACCCAAAACACATCAAGGCACACAATAATCTTGGGGTTGCGCTCACAAAACAACGGCGTCTGGATGATGCTATTCTGGAATTTAAGTCGGCCCTCTCCCTGAACGCCTTCTACCCTGACGCGCATAACAATCTGGGCATTGCCTACCATAGAAAAGGTCTCACGGACAAGGCTGAACGTGAATATAAATCAGCTATCGCTATTGAACCAAACCATGCGGCAGCGCATAACGGTCTCGGCATTGTATATAACGACAAACGCCTCTATGATGAAGCGATACGAGAATTTGAAACAGCCGTTTCTATCAAACCGGATTATGCGAACGCCCATATGAACCTGGGAGCCGTTATCCTTCAACACGGAAAGGATAAAAAATCCGCCCTGTTTCACCTGAAAGAAAGTTTAACATTAGACCCGCACCAGGAACAAGCCCCCGTTATTCGGAAACTCGTGCGGCAGTTGAAATAA
- the trpS gene encoding tryptophan--tRNA ligase, producing the protein MKKRLFSGIQPSGDVHLGNYLGAIKNWVRMIDQYDCIFCIVDYHAITIEYEPKDMRKRILNAAATNIAAGLDPERCTVFVQSHVPEHTELAWILNSVTPMGHLERMTQFKDKAEQHRGNINAGLFTYPVLQAADIMLYKGEAVPVGEDQVQHIELSREIARKFNMRYGETFPDPAELLSEAPRIMGLDGKTKMSKSLGNYISLIESPESIGKKLATAVTDENRKRRADPGNPDICNLFRLHKHFSGKEQIENINAVCRTAEIGCVQCKKILADAIIEALAPIRQRYEQLIQEPDVLLDIVKTGAKRCKEIAGNTMHEVKKKMGLSLL; encoded by the coding sequence ATGAAAAAACGATTGTTCAGCGGAATTCAACCCAGTGGGGATGTTCATCTCGGCAATTATCTGGGAGCAATCAAAAATTGGGTAAGAATGATCGATCAATATGATTGTATTTTTTGTATTGTCGATTACCATGCGATTACTATCGAGTATGAACCGAAGGATATGCGGAAACGCATTCTCAATGCGGCCGCGACAAACATTGCTGCAGGCCTTGATCCTGAACGGTGCACTGTTTTTGTGCAGTCTCACGTGCCGGAACATACGGAACTCGCGTGGATTTTAAATTCGGTGACCCCCATGGGGCATCTGGAACGTATGACCCAATTCAAAGACAAGGCTGAACAGCACAGGGGAAACATTAATGCCGGATTGTTTACGTATCCGGTCCTGCAGGCGGCTGATATTATGCTCTATAAGGGCGAAGCCGTGCCGGTGGGCGAGGATCAGGTCCAGCACATCGAGCTTTCCAGAGAGATTGCGAGAAAGTTCAACATGCGTTATGGGGAAACATTCCCTGACCCAGCAGAACTCCTTTCCGAGGCGCCGCGTATTATGGGTCTTGATGGCAAGACGAAGATGAGTAAGAGCCTGGGTAATTACATTTCCCTGATTGAATCTCCCGAATCGATAGGGAAGAAACTGGCTACAGCGGTAACTGATGAAAACCGGAAGAGACGTGCTGATCCCGGTAATCCGGATATTTGCAATCTCTTTCGTCTGCACAAGCATTTTTCCGGGAAAGAACAGATAGAGAATATTAATGCGGTGTGTCGTACGGCGGAAATTGGCTGTGTTCAGTGTAAAAAGATTTTAGCTGATGCTATCATTGAAGCGCTGGCCCCGATTCGTCAACGGTATGAACAGTTAATTCAGGAACCGGATGTTTTACTTGACATAGTAAAGACAGGCGCAAAGAGATGTAAGGAAATCGCCGGAAATACCATGCATGAAGTCAAAAAGAAAATGGGCCTAAGTTTGTTGTGA
- a CDS encoding sodium:alanine symporter family protein, which translates to MIQKIIAVLNSYVWGAPLMVLLVGTGFYLTIRMCCVQFRGFRHSVKILRGTYDDEKDPGEITHFQALSAALSATIGTGNIVGVAAAILMGGPGAVFWMWVTAIVGMATKFTSCTLAVHFRRIDETGEAHGGPMHFIRIGMGSKYKWLAALFAFFAMMASFGSGNMFQINSVVVSLNSLCRGGSDPSPVFNVTVGTIIAILVGFVILGGIKSIGRFASKIVPVMCLFYITGGMVILMKNVTAIPAAFQTIFYYAFHAPEALAGGLLGTVIRSGVARGLFSNEAGLGSAAMAHGAAKTKEPVREGLVAMLGPFIDTICICSMTALVIIITGACEVCSVKGSLTSKAFEVGLGSSVGSKFVAIAIIFFAFSTLISWSYYGDRAVDYLFGKKGVRPYRYMYLVFIIFGAVMKIGPIIDFCDTMNGLMAVPNLIALMVLSPVVAVLTKDYFKRMKKREASSVEMDLDIGMNN; encoded by the coding sequence ATGATACAAAAAATTATAGCAGTTCTGAATAGCTATGTATGGGGAGCACCGCTCATGGTGCTCCTTGTTGGAACGGGATTCTATTTAACGATTCGGATGTGCTGTGTTCAATTCAGAGGATTTCGTCACAGCGTCAAAATTCTCAGAGGCACATATGATGACGAGAAAGACCCTGGTGAGATAACCCATTTTCAGGCCCTTTCTGCTGCTTTGTCCGCTACGATAGGAACCGGGAATATTGTTGGTGTTGCGGCGGCAATACTCATGGGTGGACCAGGAGCAGTATTTTGGATGTGGGTCACGGCCATAGTGGGCATGGCGACAAAATTTACTTCATGTACCCTGGCCGTCCATTTTCGTCGCATTGATGAAACGGGTGAAGCGCACGGCGGCCCGATGCACTTTATCCGGATCGGTATGGGCTCAAAATATAAGTGGCTTGCGGCTCTCTTCGCGTTTTTCGCTATGATGGCAAGTTTTGGCAGCGGGAATATGTTTCAGATCAATAGTGTCGTGGTCAGCCTGAACAGTCTTTGCCGTGGCGGAAGTGATCCCAGTCCCGTTTTTAATGTTACCGTGGGTACTATCATTGCCATTCTGGTTGGCTTTGTAATTCTCGGAGGGATTAAGAGTATAGGACGTTTCGCTTCAAAGATCGTGCCGGTTATGTGTCTTTTTTATATTACCGGAGGCATGGTGATTCTTATGAAAAACGTTACTGCAATTCCTGCCGCCTTTCAGACCATATTCTATTATGCATTTCATGCCCCTGAAGCGCTAGCGGGCGGCCTGCTTGGTACCGTAATCCGGTCTGGTGTCGCCCGTGGACTCTTTTCCAATGAGGCCGGCCTTGGCTCTGCCGCCATGGCACATGGCGCGGCTAAGACCAAGGAACCTGTGCGAGAGGGTCTCGTGGCCATGCTTGGTCCTTTTATTGATACCATCTGTATTTGTTCAATGACTGCTTTGGTGATCATTATAACAGGCGCCTGTGAGGTGTGCAGTGTTAAAGGGTCTTTAACCAGCAAGGCTTTCGAGGTTGGTTTGGGAAGTAGCGTTGGTTCTAAATTTGTTGCGATTGCCATCATCTTTTTTGCTTTCTCTACACTTATTTCCTGGTCATATTACGGAGATCGGGCGGTAGATTATCTCTTCGGTAAAAAAGGAGTGCGGCCGTACCGATATATGTATCTTGTATTCATTATTTTTGGAGCGGTTATGAAGATAGGTCCAATCATTGATTTTTGTGATACGATGAATGGTCTCATGGCAGTGCCGAATCTCATTGCCCTTATGGTTTTATCCCCAGTTGTTGCTGTATTGACAAAGGATTATTTTAAACGAATGAAAAAACGCGAAGCGTCTTCTGTGGAAATGGACCTGGATATAGGGATGAATAACTGA
- a CDS encoding aminotransferase class I/II-fold pyridoxal phosphate-dependent enzyme, whose protein sequence is MEIIVSKRLQSIGSYAFADVDKEVEKLKEQGITPIDFGVGDPTVPTPEIVRKATQEGVTVRKSSGYPSYIGAPAFRQAVSQWVQKRFAVSLDPATEISSTIGSKEGIFNFPEGLVDPGDYVIIPTPGYPPYTRGTLFAEGIPYYVPLLEENKFLIDLKSIPEEVCRKAKILWINYPNSPSGSVAPLSYLKELVEFGRKHNIVIASDEAYSEIYFKEPPHSILNATKEGVVVFNSLSKRSAMTCYRIGWVAGDKRIIDVFKKVKTNIDSGTPTFIQDGAIAALGDETHVEEMKAEYKTKRDLLADAFKQINLPDCTPEATIYIWQKIPHGMTSVDFAKKLLLPEIAIVTTPGAWISDETEAGLNPGEGYVRFALVPSIEDTRKAAGRIIQILPKVL, encoded by the coding sequence ATGGAGATTATTGTATCAAAGAGACTGCAATCTATCGGTTCGTACGCATTCGCAGACGTTGATAAAGAAGTAGAAAAATTAAAAGAGCAGGGGATTACTCCGATAGACTTTGGCGTGGGTGATCCCACGGTACCGACTCCGGAAATTGTACGGAAAGCAACTCAGGAAGGTGTGACTGTTCGCAAATCTTCCGGCTATCCCAGTTATATCGGCGCGCCGGCGTTTCGGCAGGCTGTTTCACAATGGGTGCAAAAGAGGTTTGCCGTGTCTCTGGACCCGGCGACAGAAATCTCTTCAACGATCGGATCAAAAGAAGGAATATTCAATTTCCCTGAGGGACTTGTTGATCCCGGTGATTATGTGATTATCCCTACTCCCGGCTACCCACCCTATACACGAGGCACATTGTTTGCTGAAGGCATTCCGTATTACGTGCCGCTTCTTGAGGAGAACAAATTTCTTATTGATCTGAAATCTATACCGGAAGAGGTATGCAGGAAGGCAAAGATCCTCTGGATAAATTATCCGAACAGTCCGAGCGGGTCTGTGGCGCCGTTGTCATACCTGAAAGAGCTGGTGGAATTCGGGAGAAAACACAATATTGTTATCGCTTCCGATGAGGCCTACAGTGAAATTTATTTTAAAGAACCTCCTCACAGTATTTTAAACGCGACAAAAGAAGGTGTTGTTGTTTTTAACTCCTTATCGAAAAGAAGCGCCATGACCTGTTACCGGATTGGCTGGGTAGCAGGTGATAAAAGGATCATAGACGTTTTTAAAAAGGTAAAGACAAATATTGATTCAGGCACGCCTACCTTTATACAGGATGGCGCAATTGCCGCGCTGGGTGATGAAACGCATGTTGAAGAGATGAAGGCCGAGTATAAGACGAAAAGGGATTTATTGGCCGACGCCTTCAAGCAGATTAATCTTCCGGACTGTACCCCTGAGGCAACAATATATATATGGCAAAAAATACCGCATGGCATGACCTCCGTGGATTTCGCAAAAAAACTGCTTTTGCCGGAAATTGCTATTGTAACAACCCCGGGCGCCTGGATAAGTGATGAGACTGAAGCAGGATTAAATCCCGGAGAAGGGTATGTTCGGTTTGCATTGGTACCCAGCATAGAGGACACGAGAAAAGCTGCCGGGAGAATAATACAGATATTGCCGAAAGTACTCTGA
- the argS gene encoding arginine--tRNA ligase encodes MDYFVKSVVSSLKEKIPLQEDEIERLIEIPPDFRMGDYAFPCYSLSKIQKKSPNSISEELSRSLPVRDPVVEIKATGPYLNFFMNRETVAVTVLRKICREGGDYGRDTAGTGKTVIIDFSSPNIAKHLAVHHLRSALIGNAIYQIYKTLGYKCIGINHLGDWGTQFGQLIVAYKKWGEENAHTSYTVTDLNNLYIRFHQEAEKDPTLEDEARSWFRKLEADDSEAKELWEHFKDISLKEFRKIYDMLGIRFDEFVGESFYNTMVEETVERIKGEGLSCISEQALIVDLEAYNMPPCLLRKKDDATLYATRDIAAAEYRKKTYDFEEMVYVVGSEQKLHFRQFFKVLELMGYEWARNCVHVDFGLMKFKDGKMSTRKGKVVLLEDLLNEAVERIRKIIEEKNPSLKNKDSVARDVGIGAVIYADLCSKRTKDVLFDWDEVLNFDGETGPYIQYTHARLCSILRKYGKQVSTDIQYELLKEDETFVLIKSLWHYPSTIQRAARYYEPSLICNYLIDVCSHVNKFYNSHRVLSDDEALAKARILLVDATRQVVKNGLRVLGMKAPEQM; translated from the coding sequence ATGGATTATTTTGTAAAAAGCGTTGTATCTTCATTAAAAGAAAAAATCCCTCTTCAGGAAGATGAAATTGAAAGGCTCATTGAAATACCACCCGACTTCAGGATGGGTGATTATGCCTTTCCTTGTTACTCCCTTTCAAAAATACAAAAAAAATCCCCGAACAGTATTTCCGAGGAATTGTCCCGATCCCTGCCTGTTCGTGACCCAGTTGTGGAAATAAAGGCTACGGGTCCGTATTTGAATTTTTTTATGAACAGGGAGACCGTAGCGGTAACAGTTTTACGCAAGATTTGCAGGGAAGGCGGAGATTATGGAAGGGATACGGCAGGTACGGGAAAAACGGTTATCATTGATTTCTCTTCACCAAACATTGCCAAACACCTTGCGGTGCATCATCTCCGTTCGGCGCTGATTGGCAATGCCATTTATCAAATTTATAAGACCCTCGGATACAAATGTATCGGAATCAATCATCTCGGTGACTGGGGCACGCAATTCGGGCAATTGATCGTCGCCTATAAAAAATGGGGGGAGGAAAACGCCCATACGTCCTACACGGTTACCGATCTGAATAATCTGTACATCCGGTTTCATCAGGAAGCGGAAAAGGATCCAACGTTGGAAGATGAGGCAAGGTCATGGTTCAGAAAACTGGAGGCGGATGATTCCGAGGCAAAAGAACTGTGGGAGCATTTTAAGGATATCAGCCTGAAGGAGTTTCGGAAAATTTACGATATGCTGGGTATCCGTTTTGACGAATTTGTCGGTGAAAGTTTTTATAATACCATGGTTGAGGAGACGGTGGAAAGGATTAAGGGGGAGGGTTTGTCATGTATCAGCGAACAGGCGCTGATCGTTGATCTGGAAGCATACAATATGCCTCCCTGCCTTTTAAGAAAAAAAGATGATGCCACGCTTTACGCTACCCGTGACATTGCCGCGGCGGAATACCGGAAAAAGACCTATGATTTTGAAGAGATGGTTTATGTCGTTGGCTCAGAACAAAAGCTTCATTTCAGACAGTTTTTTAAAGTCCTGGAGTTAATGGGGTATGAATGGGCACGGAATTGTGTGCATGTGGATTTTGGTCTCATGAAATTTAAGGACGGAAAGATGTCGACCAGAAAAGGGAAGGTGGTATTGCTGGAAGACCTGTTAAATGAGGCGGTTGAACGTATCAGAAAAATTATCGAAGAGAAAAACCCTTCCCTGAAAAATAAGGATAGTGTTGCGCGGGATGTGGGTATCGGGGCGGTTATTTACGCGGACCTTTGCAGTAAACGCACGAAAGATGTGCTCTTTGATTGGGACGAGGTTTTGAATTTTGACGGTGAAACGGGGCCGTACATCCAGTACACCCATGCGAGGCTTTGCAGCATTTTAAGGAAATATGGGAAGCAGGTATCTACGGATATTCAGTATGAATTGTTAAAGGAAGATGAGACCTTTGTCCTGATCAAGAGCTTATGGCACTATCCTTCGACAATACAGAGGGCTGCCAGATATTACGAGCCTTCCCTGATTTGCAATTATCTTATTGATGTTTGTTCCCATGTGAATAAATTTTACAATAGCCATCGGGTCCTTTCGGATGATGAAGCGCTTGCGAAAGCAAGAATTTTGCTTGTGGATGCTACCCGACAAGTCGTTAAAAATGGTTTGCGCGTTCTTGGTATGAAGGCCCCTGAGCAGATGTAG
- the aroF gene encoding 3-deoxy-7-phosphoheptulonate synthase, with protein sequence MIIVMKAESTEKEVNHVLESIEKNGLKGILLQGTNRNVIAVIGDERVLPPDFWNVMHGVEKTVPILVPYKLASKEGKDSDTIVHLPGGKTIGGEQVAVIAGPCAIESKEQIVEIAKRVKDAGATALRGGAFKPRSSPYSFQGLMEEGLAHLAHARDVSGLPIVTEVLTPEHVKLVSKYSDVLQIGTRNMQNFLLLRAVGEAGKPVILKRGMSATVDEFLLAAEYVLAQNNPNVILCERGIRTFETHTRFTLSLSIVPELKEMTHLPIIVDPSHGTGKRALVNPMSKGAVAVGADGLIIETHPDPEKSYVDGPQTITLESFDLLMRELKPVAEAVGRKM encoded by the coding sequence ATGATTATTGTAATGAAAGCGGAATCAACAGAAAAAGAGGTGAATCATGTTCTGGAGAGTATTGAAAAGAACGGCTTAAAGGGGATTCTTCTCCAGGGGACAAACAGAAACGTAATTGCCGTTATAGGTGATGAACGTGTATTACCCCCTGACTTCTGGAATGTAATGCATGGTGTGGAAAAAACCGTGCCCATTCTGGTGCCGTATAAGCTGGCCAGCAAGGAAGGAAAGGATTCTGACACCATTGTCCATTTGCCGGGTGGGAAAACGATTGGTGGAGAACAAGTTGCCGTTATCGCGGGGCCGTGTGCGATAGAAAGCAAGGAACAGATTGTTGAAATCGCGAAAAGGGTAAAAGATGCCGGCGCCACGGCATTGCGGGGAGGCGCTTTTAAACCCCGAAGTAGTCCGTATTCTTTCCAGGGGCTTATGGAAGAAGGACTCGCGCATCTGGCCCACGCGCGCGACGTGTCGGGTTTGCCCATTGTTACCGAGGTGCTTACCCCCGAACATGTGAAACTGGTGAGCAAATACAGTGATGTGTTACAAATTGGTACCCGCAATATGCAGAATTTTCTGCTTTTGCGCGCTGTGGGTGAGGCGGGGAAACCGGTGATCCTGAAGAGAGGCATGTCTGCTACGGTTGATGAATTTCTTCTGGCCGCTGAGTATGTCCTGGCTCAAAATAATCCTAATGTCATCCTGTGTGAACGGGGGATTCGCACCTTTGAGACCCATACCCGTTTTACCCTGTCATTGAGTATTGTTCCGGAATTGAAGGAAATGACGCATTTGCCAATCATCGTAGATCCGAGTCACGGGACGGGGAAAAGGGCCCTGGTTAATCCAATGTCCAAGGGGGCGGTTGCCGTTGGCGCGGATGGTCTCATAATTGAGACCCATCCCGATCCTGAAAAATCCTACGTGGACGGGCCTCAGACAATTACCCTTGAATCGTTTGATCTGTTAATGCGTGAATTGAAGCCCGTTGCTGAAGCAGTTGGAAGAAAAATGTAG
- the nth gene encoding endonuclease III yields MNTERAKKILSLLEKAYPDPKLILHYKDPLELLIATILAAQCTDERVNKVTETVFKKYRSAKDYACTKQEVFEQEIRSTGFYKSKARNIIACARELVERFQGEVPDAMEDLSALPGVGRKTANVLLGNVFGKQAMAVDTHVFRVSHRLEFAASKDPDKVEREICEVIPQKKWTRACLTLGAHGRKTCVARKPHCDICVVEKLCNAPDKTFTST; encoded by the coding sequence ATGAATACAGAACGCGCAAAAAAAATTCTGTCCCTCCTGGAAAAGGCATACCCTGATCCGAAGCTGATTCTCCATTATAAAGATCCACTGGAACTGCTGATTGCGACTATTCTTGCCGCGCAGTGTACGGATGAACGGGTCAACAAGGTAACAGAAACAGTGTTTAAAAAATACCGGTCGGCAAAGGATTACGCCTGTACGAAGCAGGAGGTATTTGAACAGGAAATCAGGTCAACAGGTTTTTATAAAAGTAAGGCAAGGAATATCATTGCCTGTGCCCGTGAACTCGTTGAAAGATTTCAGGGTGAAGTGCCTGATGCCATGGAAGACCTTTCCGCGCTTCCGGGGGTAGGAAGAAAGACGGCAAATGTATTGCTTGGGAATGTGTTTGGGAAGCAGGCAATGGCGGTAGACACCCATGTCTTTCGTGTTTCCCATCGCCTGGAATTTGCGGCGTCAAAAGACCCCGATAAGGTTGAACGTGAAATATGCGAAGTCATCCCTCAGAAGAAATGGACCAGGGCGTGTCTTACTTTAGGCGCTCATGGCAGGAAAACATGCGTCGCGCGAAAACCTCACTGCGATATCTGTGTGGTGGAAAAGCTATGCAATGCTCCTGATAAGACCTTTACCAGCACGTAG
- a CDS encoding pyridoxamine 5'-phosphate oxidase family protein yields the protein MRRSDKEITDRDEISDILTSVMTGRLGTCADDIPYIVPMNFAYDRETCRIFLHCANEGKKLENIKVNRNVCFEVEEVARVIVKEPTCASSVAYRSVILFGTVKALLDLGAKDRALQKLAEKYAPQNLKAPFTDAMLKRTHVLEIEIREITAKRSPAKKAITNPSEK from the coding sequence ATGAGGAGAAGTGATAAGGAAATTACCGATCGGGACGAGATTTCCGATATTCTCACCAGTGTAATGACGGGGAGGCTGGGGACCTGCGCTGATGATATCCCCTATATTGTTCCTATGAATTTTGCGTACGACAGGGAAACCTGCAGGATATTTCTTCATTGTGCGAACGAAGGGAAAAAGCTTGAAAATATAAAGGTGAATCGGAATGTGTGTTTTGAGGTTGAAGAAGTAGCGCGGGTGATTGTTAAAGAACCTACGTGTGCCTCCTCTGTTGCGTATAGATCGGTAATACTGTTTGGCACAGTCAAGGCGCTTCTGGATCTTGGAGCGAAGGACAGGGCGCTTCAAAAACTTGCTGAAAAGTACGCGCCTCAGAACCTGAAGGCCCCCTTTACCGATGCGATGTTGAAGAGAACACATGTTCTTGAGATAGAAATACGGGAAATAACGGCAAAGAGAAGCCCCGCTAAAAAAGCGATTACTAATCCGTCAGAAAAATAA